A portion of the Mycobacterium paraseoulense genome contains these proteins:
- a CDS encoding lipoprotein LpqH → MKRLLAAAIGTVGAASVLVGCSSGGHTAGPASSTAPSVANGGGAQVKVGGADLAGLDPASVTCVRTGGKIDIGSGSSGGRQALAVVMTDEATPKVESLAMVVDGNALSVSNNMGAKVGSASVAVDGKTYTITGQAQGADLKNPMAGMISKDFNIKVTCG, encoded by the coding sequence GTGAAACGTCTTCTCGCGGCTGCGATCGGGACAGTGGGCGCCGCATCGGTGCTGGTGGGGTGCTCCAGCGGCGGCCACACGGCCGGCCCGGCGTCCAGCACGGCACCCAGCGTCGCCAACGGCGGCGGGGCACAGGTCAAGGTTGGCGGCGCCGACCTGGCGGGCCTGGACCCGGCCTCGGTGACCTGCGTCAGGACCGGCGGCAAAATCGACATCGGCAGTGGTTCCAGCGGCGGACGGCAGGCGCTCGCCGTCGTGATGACCGACGAGGCCACCCCGAAGGTCGAGTCGCTGGCGATGGTCGTCGACGGCAACGCCCTGTCGGTCAGCAACAACATGGGCGCGAAGGTCGGCTCGGCCAGTGTGGCGGTGGACGGCAAGACCTACACCATCACCGGCCAGGCTCAGGGCGCCGACTTGAAGAACCCGATGGCCGGAATGATCAGCAAGGACTTCAACATCAAGGTGACCTGCGGCTGA
- a CDS encoding NAD(P)H-dependent amine dehydrogenase family protein, which produces MPNNYRVVQWNTGNVGKSSLKSIVTNPTLELVGCYAWSAEKVGRDAGELVGIPPLGVAATNDVDALLALKPDCVVYNPMWIDVDELVRILSAGVNVVTTASFITGGNLGRGRARIADACEKGGATMFGSGVSPGFAELLAIVSAMVCNRIDKVTVNEAADTTFYDSPETEKPVGFGQPIDHPELQAMAAQGTAIFGEAVRLVGDALGVELDEVRCVAEFAQTTADLEMASWTIPAGCVAGVYISWQGVVGDTTLIDLNVRWRKGQTLEPDWKIEQDGWVIQIDGQPTVTTKVGFLPPPYFEATTIEEFMDLGHIMTAMPAINAIPAVVAAAPGIVTYADLPLTLPRGNACVSMKR; this is translated from the coding sequence GTGCCAAACAACTATCGAGTGGTCCAGTGGAACACCGGCAATGTCGGCAAGAGCTCACTGAAGTCCATCGTCACCAACCCAACGCTGGAACTGGTGGGCTGCTATGCCTGGTCGGCGGAGAAGGTGGGCCGCGACGCCGGCGAACTCGTCGGCATCCCGCCGCTGGGCGTGGCGGCCACCAATGACGTCGACGCGCTGCTGGCGCTGAAACCGGACTGCGTGGTCTACAACCCGATGTGGATCGACGTCGACGAGCTGGTCCGCATCCTGTCCGCGGGCGTCAACGTGGTGACCACGGCGTCCTTCATCACCGGCGGAAACCTCGGCCGCGGGCGCGCCAGGATCGCGGACGCCTGCGAGAAGGGCGGCGCCACCATGTTCGGCTCCGGGGTCAGCCCCGGCTTCGCCGAGCTGCTCGCCATCGTGTCGGCGATGGTGTGCAACCGGATCGACAAGGTCACGGTCAACGAGGCCGCCGACACCACGTTCTACGACTCCCCGGAGACCGAGAAGCCGGTGGGCTTCGGTCAGCCGATCGATCACCCCGAGCTGCAGGCGATGGCGGCCCAGGGGACCGCGATCTTCGGCGAGGCCGTCCGCCTGGTGGGCGACGCGCTGGGCGTCGAGCTCGACGAGGTGCGCTGCGTGGCCGAGTTCGCCCAGACCACGGCGGATCTCGAGATGGCGTCCTGGACGATTCCCGCGGGATGCGTGGCGGGGGTGTACATCAGCTGGCAGGGCGTCGTCGGCGACACCACCCTGATCGACCTGAACGTCCGGTGGCGCAAGGGGCAGACGCTGGAACCCGACTGGAAGATCGAGCAGGACGGCTGGGTCATCCAGATCGACGGGCAGCCGACGGTGACCACCAAGGTCGGCTTCCTGCCTCCGCCCTACTTCGAGGCCACCACGATCGAGGAGTTCATGGACCTCGGTCACATCATGACCGCGATGCCCGCGATCAACGCCATCCCGGCCGTCGTCGCCGCGGCGCCCGGCATCGTCACCTACGCCGACCTCCCGCTGACACTGCCGCGCGGGAACGCCTGTGTCAGCATGAAGCGGTGA
- a CDS encoding enoyl-CoA hydratase/isomerase family protein: protein MIDTKTVGTVQVLTLSSGPVNAQDVELLDELTSAVGELRGAGAGALVVTGAGRAFSAGVDLNRVVEGGARYTDRLVPALAAAFEAMFSYPGPTVAAINGAAIAGGCVLACACDRRLIGPEAQIGAAEVRVGVAFPVAALEVMRYACGDHAEEVLLGGLTYRGPDAVSRGLAHRVVADDLLEAAVAEASDLGGIPAGAYRQTKTQLRAPTMARIREGRGIDDEVRQMWGADETLQRIATYVERLRRRG, encoded by the coding sequence ATGATCGACACCAAGACGGTGGGAACCGTGCAGGTGCTGACCCTGTCGTCGGGTCCCGTCAACGCCCAGGACGTCGAGCTGCTCGACGAGCTGACCTCGGCGGTCGGGGAGCTGCGCGGTGCGGGCGCCGGCGCGCTGGTCGTCACCGGCGCCGGTCGGGCGTTCAGCGCCGGCGTCGACCTCAACCGCGTGGTGGAGGGCGGCGCCCGTTACACCGATCGGCTGGTCCCGGCGCTGGCCGCGGCGTTCGAGGCGATGTTCTCCTATCCGGGGCCGACCGTCGCCGCGATCAACGGCGCGGCCATCGCCGGCGGCTGTGTGCTGGCGTGCGCCTGCGATCGCCGCCTGATCGGCCCCGAGGCGCAGATCGGCGCGGCCGAGGTGCGCGTCGGTGTGGCGTTCCCGGTCGCCGCGCTGGAGGTCATGCGCTATGCGTGCGGGGATCACGCCGAGGAAGTGCTACTGGGCGGCCTGACCTATCGCGGACCCGACGCCGTGTCCCGCGGGCTCGCCCATCGCGTGGTCGCCGACGACCTCCTCGAGGCGGCCGTCGCGGAGGCCTCCGATCTCGGCGGCATCCCGGCCGGCGCCTACCGCCAGACCAAGACCCAGCTCCGCGCCCCGACGATGGCGCGGATCCGCGAGGGCCGGGGTATCGACGACGAGGTGCGTCAGATGTGGGGCGCGGACGAAACGCTGCAACGCATCGCCACCTACGTGGAGCGGCTGCGCCGGCGCGGCTGA
- a CDS encoding CsbD family protein: protein MSNEGKLKNKIEDLGGRAKEAIGKATGDHDTRDEGRADQAKSSLKDAGEKVKDAFKK, encoded by the coding sequence ATGAGCAACGAAGGCAAGCTGAAGAACAAGATCGAGGACCTGGGCGGCCGGGCCAAAGAGGCCATCGGCAAGGCGACCGGCGACCACGACACCAGGGACGAGGGCCGGGCGGACCAGGCTAAGTCCAGCCTGAAGGACGCCGGGGAAAAGGTGAAAGACGCCTTCAAGAAGTGA
- a CDS encoding TetR/AcrR family transcriptional regulator, with translation MPEARGGRPRDVQLDDVILAATRELLAAGSYAELSMEGVATRAKVGKKTVYRRWSSKAPLVADAVLDAYGRGGSFEVPNTGDLRADLRCWLVEHAEFIADPASAALIRALIAAAAASTLDNQALDQQLSVPQHAGLLARLRLAADAAQLHADADIDAVANALIGTLLLRLLSRTPANRPRATEFDGLLDAILGGILR, from the coding sequence ATGCCTGAGGCGAGGGGCGGCAGGCCACGCGACGTGCAGCTGGACGACGTGATCCTCGCGGCGACCCGCGAGCTCCTGGCGGCCGGCAGCTACGCCGAGTTGTCGATGGAAGGGGTAGCCACCCGCGCCAAGGTGGGCAAGAAGACCGTGTACCGGCGCTGGTCGTCGAAGGCGCCGTTGGTGGCGGATGCCGTCCTCGACGCCTACGGCAGGGGCGGCTCGTTCGAGGTTCCCAACACCGGGGACCTGCGGGCCGACCTGCGGTGCTGGCTGGTCGAGCACGCCGAGTTCATCGCCGACCCCGCGAGCGCGGCGCTTATTCGCGCGCTCATCGCCGCCGCCGCGGCCAGCACGTTGGACAACCAGGCGCTCGACCAGCAGCTCAGCGTTCCCCAGCACGCCGGCCTGCTGGCCCGCCTGCGCCTAGCCGCCGACGCCGCCCAATTGCATGCAGATGCCGACATCGACGCCGTCGCGAACGCGCTGATCGGAACTCTGCTGCTGCGGCTGTTGAGCCGCACGCCGGCGAACCGACCGCGGGCCACCGAATTCGACGGGCTCCTCGACGCGATCCTCGGCGGAATCCTGCGCTGA
- a CDS encoding SDR family NAD(P)-dependent oxidoreductase, whose amino-acid sequence MRVVITGGTGFVGGWTAKAIADAGHSIRFLVRNPGKLETSVAKLGVDVSDFAVADITDRVAVRKALDGCDAVVHGAALVATDPRQTMQMLTTNMQGAQNVLGQSVELGLDPIVHVSSFTALFHPGLETLTADLPVVGGADGYGTSKAQVDIYARGLQDAGAPVNITYPGMVLGPPVGDQFGEAGEGVRAAVQMHAIPGRSAAWLIVDVRDLAALHAALLEPGRGPRRYTAGGHRVPAAELAAMLGEVAGTPMVSVPIPDTALRVAGAVLDKAGRFLPFETPFTWAGMQYYTQMPASDDSPSERELGIKYRDPQETVADTLAAYRAASGQTSS is encoded by the coding sequence ATGCGCGTTGTGATCACAGGCGGTACGGGATTCGTCGGCGGATGGACGGCCAAGGCCATCGCCGACGCGGGGCACTCCATCCGGTTTCTGGTGCGCAACCCCGGCAAGCTGGAGACCTCGGTGGCCAAGCTGGGCGTCGACGTGTCCGACTTCGCCGTCGCCGACATCACCGACCGGGTTGCCGTGCGCAAGGCGCTGGACGGATGCGATGCGGTCGTGCACGGCGCCGCCCTGGTCGCCACCGACCCGCGCCAGACGATGCAGATGCTGACCACCAACATGCAGGGCGCCCAGAATGTCCTCGGTCAGTCGGTCGAGTTGGGCCTGGACCCCATCGTTCACGTGTCCAGCTTCACCGCGCTCTTCCATCCGGGCCTGGAGACCTTGACCGCGGACCTGCCGGTGGTCGGCGGGGCCGACGGGTACGGCACGTCCAAGGCGCAGGTCGACATCTATGCCCGGGGTCTGCAGGACGCCGGCGCGCCGGTGAACATCACCTATCCCGGCATGGTGCTCGGCCCGCCGGTCGGCGACCAGTTCGGCGAGGCCGGCGAGGGCGTCAGGGCGGCCGTGCAGATGCACGCGATCCCGGGCCGCAGCGCGGCCTGGTTGATCGTCGACGTCCGCGATCTGGCCGCCTTGCACGCGGCGCTGCTGGAACCGGGGCGCGGCCCGCGCCGCTACACCGCGGGTGGCCACCGGGTGCCGGCGGCCGAACTCGCGGCCATGCTCGGCGAGGTTGCCGGGACGCCCATGGTGTCCGTCCCGATTCCCGACACCGCGCTGCGCGTGGCGGGAGCGGTGCTGGACAAGGCCGGCCGCTTCCTGCCGTTCGAGACGCCCTTCACCTGGGCCGGGATGCAGTACTACACGCAGATGCCGGCATCCGACGATTCACCCAGCGAGCGCGAGCTCGGCATCAAGTACCGGGATCCGCAGGAGACCGTGGCGGACACGCTGGCGGCGTACCGCGCGGCAAGCGGCCAAACCTCGTCCTGA
- a CDS encoding cutinase family protein codes for MIAPPFFRNLFRAAGVAAAVSAAAVGGPVDVPPADADPCPDVEVVFARGTGQAAGVGPVGQAFIDSLGPQLGGRSMDVYAVNYPATTAFATSAQAGSEDTVAHVQDMIARCPRTRLVLGGFSQGAGVMDLATKALPQQADDHVAAIAVFGNPTSPLAGSLAGTVFPPIGPPYAAKTIDECAAGDPACSDGSHINVFAHGSYVQSGMTAQAANFVAARL; via the coding sequence GTGATCGCGCCGCCCTTCTTTCGCAACCTCTTTCGCGCCGCCGGCGTTGCGGCCGCGGTGAGTGCGGCGGCGGTAGGCGGCCCCGTCGACGTCCCCCCCGCTGATGCCGATCCGTGCCCGGACGTCGAGGTGGTGTTCGCCCGCGGCACCGGGCAGGCGGCCGGCGTCGGCCCGGTGGGTCAGGCGTTCATCGACTCGCTCGGGCCGCAGCTCGGCGGCCGGTCGATGGACGTCTACGCGGTGAATTACCCGGCGACAACGGCTTTCGCGACGAGCGCCCAGGCCGGCTCCGAAGACACCGTCGCCCACGTGCAGGACATGATCGCCCGGTGCCCCCGCACCCGGTTGGTGCTGGGCGGGTTCTCCCAGGGCGCCGGCGTGATGGATCTGGCCACCAAGGCCCTGCCGCAGCAGGCGGACGACCACGTCGCGGCGATCGCCGTCTTCGGCAATCCGACCAGCCCGCTCGCGGGCAGCCTCGCCGGCACGGTGTTCCCGCCGATCGGCCCGCCCTACGCCGCGAAGACCATCGACGAGTGCGCCGCCGGCGACCCGGCGTGCTCCGATGGCTCCCACATCAACGTCTTCGCGCACGGCTCGTATGTGCAGTCGGGGATGACGGCTCAGGCGGCGAACTTCGTCGCCGCCCGGTTATAG
- a CDS encoding CHAT domain-containing protein has product MSDAERTTLILRYADVGIATYASLRIVGQPSRTVNWVIEEPLLLAALEELASALPEPNGSEGRRDAIARALTTGPFAAAESELTLAYILGVLLIGSAGWQLLTECVATPRAVLFVSPSARLARVPWGLLAVPKSGPSKEELVRARQEAITASGRAAARIPWQLADIAQHTDGHRLMELADVLMAVPPNIVHSPRVPAGWDVRRNGPPLLVLDPRVPGQRPDSPLGSVLGRPSPETPLARHFTEVLRHRPVLPAVDAAVDLFRRQDADRTWLAKLLAQAPSRLLYVGHASSAEGQADRAALHLADTAETPGDADPIGDHRPLTASDLMALQLPMPPRVALLACGSGGDYQFDEATGLVAAMVLGGAQLVTATLWSLPTTAAYRQFATAAGDPMADVVAAVDRALDAETDAGCAVNLWQREQMRRWRDGDPGASPVYWGAVVSFAVDGAR; this is encoded by the coding sequence ATGAGCGACGCCGAGCGCACCACGCTGATCCTGCGGTACGCCGACGTCGGGATCGCCACCTACGCGAGCCTGCGCATCGTCGGGCAGCCGTCGCGAACCGTCAACTGGGTCATCGAAGAGCCGCTGTTGCTCGCCGCGCTGGAAGAGCTGGCGAGCGCCCTGCCCGAGCCGAACGGTTCCGAGGGCCGGCGGGACGCCATCGCACGCGCCCTGACCACCGGGCCGTTCGCGGCGGCCGAGAGCGAGCTCACGCTCGCCTACATCCTCGGGGTGCTGCTGATCGGCTCCGCCGGCTGGCAGCTGCTGACCGAGTGCGTCGCCACGCCGCGGGCGGTCCTGTTCGTCTCGCCGAGCGCGCGGCTGGCGCGCGTCCCGTGGGGACTGCTGGCGGTGCCGAAATCGGGGCCCAGCAAGGAAGAGCTGGTGCGCGCCCGTCAGGAGGCGATCACCGCCAGCGGCCGGGCCGCGGCCCGGATCCCGTGGCAGCTCGCCGACATCGCGCAGCACACCGACGGCCACCGGCTGATGGAGCTGGCCGACGTCCTGATGGCGGTGCCGCCGAACATCGTGCACTCGCCGCGGGTGCCGGCCGGATGGGACGTCAGGAGAAACGGCCCGCCGCTGCTGGTTCTGGACCCCCGGGTGCCGGGGCAGCGGCCGGACTCGCCGCTGGGTTCGGTGCTCGGCAGGCCGTCGCCCGAAACCCCGTTGGCGCGGCACTTCACCGAGGTGCTGCGGCACCGGCCCGTGCTACCGGCCGTCGACGCCGCGGTCGACCTGTTCCGCCGCCAGGACGCCGATCGGACGTGGCTGGCCAAGCTGCTCGCCCAGGCCCCGAGCCGGCTCCTGTATGTGGGGCACGCGAGTTCGGCCGAGGGACAAGCCGATCGGGCCGCGCTGCACCTCGCGGATACGGCCGAAACCCCGGGCGACGCCGACCCGATCGGTGATCACCGCCCGCTGACCGCCTCTGACCTGATGGCCCTGCAATTGCCGATGCCGCCGCGGGTGGCCCTGCTCGCGTGCGGGTCGGGTGGGGACTACCAATTCGACGAGGCCACCGGGCTGGTGGCGGCCATGGTCCTGGGTGGCGCACAGCTGGTGACGGCCACCCTGTGGTCGCTGCCGACCACCGCGGCGTACCGGCAGTTCGCCACGGCGGCCGGCGATCCGATGGCCGACGTCGTGGCCGCCGTGGATCGCGCCCTTGACGCCGAAACAGACGCCGGGTGCGCGGTGAACCTCTGGCAGCGCGAGCAGATGCGCCGCTGGCGCGACGGCGATCCGGGGGCCAGCCCGGTGTATTGGGGTGCGGTGGTCAGCTTCGCGGTGGACGGCGCGCGCTAG
- a CDS encoding cutinase family protein: MSALVGLAALVAGALVSSAPSPSASADPCPDVEVVFARGSGEPPGIGGIGGSFVDALRSELGSRSLGVYAVNYPASTDFSSPNFPLTVIDGIRDASAHVEATAKNCPNTREVLGGYSQGAALAGYVTSAAVPAGVPASAVPAPMPPDVANHVAAVTLFGTPSGDFLQKYHAPPLTIGPLYQPKTLELCAQGDPVCGSGTGDFAAHVSYGVNGMTTQAANFASSHL, from the coding sequence CTGTCGGCGCTCGTCGGACTGGCGGCGCTGGTGGCCGGCGCGCTGGTGTCCAGCGCGCCCAGCCCCTCGGCGTCCGCCGACCCGTGTCCCGACGTCGAGGTGGTGTTCGCGCGCGGGTCGGGCGAGCCGCCTGGCATCGGGGGCATCGGGGGGTCGTTCGTGGACGCGCTGCGCTCGGAGCTCGGCTCGCGGTCGCTCGGGGTGTATGCGGTGAATTACCCTGCCAGCACGGACTTTTCGAGTCCCAACTTTCCACTGACGGTCATCGACGGCATCCGTGACGCCAGCGCGCACGTCGAAGCCACCGCCAAGAACTGCCCCAACACCCGGGAGGTGCTCGGCGGGTACTCCCAGGGCGCGGCGCTGGCCGGGTATGTCACCTCGGCGGCCGTCCCGGCGGGTGTGCCCGCGTCCGCCGTGCCGGCGCCCATGCCGCCGGACGTGGCGAACCACGTCGCCGCCGTCACCCTGTTCGGAACGCCGTCGGGCGACTTCCTGCAGAAGTATCACGCCCCGCCGCTCACGATCGGTCCGCTGTATCAGCCCAAGACCTTGGAGCTGTGCGCCCAGGGCGATCCCGTGTGCGGCAGCGGCACCGGCGACTTTGCCGCGCACGTCTCCTACGGGGTGAACGGCATGACAACCCAGGCCGCCAACTTCGCCTCCAGTCACCTGTAG
- the lipL gene encoding esterase/beta-lactamase LipL, which yields MATARRGTGTPAGLLVTDDGLPRGVSGAADPHFGNVVKLFAQLFPGRRFGGGALSVYIDGVPVVDVWTGWSDRAGGRRWSADTGAMVFSATKGVASTVIHRLADRGLLSYDEPVAEYWPEFAANGKAEITVRDVLRHRSGLSHLRGVTKAQLMDHFLMEERLAAAPVDHLRGVQAYHALTYGWLLSGLARAVTGKGMRELIRQEVARPLDTDGLHLGRPPEGSPTTPAEVLLPQGRLRAPVFNFIAPKVAGLPFSGALGAMYFPGVVSLIKGDTPFLDGEVPAANGVVTGRGLAKMYAALANYGRIDGKKYLSEELARGLAGRARRKWPDANMVVPMPFHLGYHESPVPGLLRGFGHVGLGGTLGWADPEAGSSFGFVHNRLLTPLLFDMGSFAGLARPLRNAILAARDQGPLPVPQLGAGYAKPTRRKAAL from the coding sequence GTGGCAACGGCGCGGCGCGGCACCGGGACACCGGCGGGTCTTCTGGTCACCGACGACGGTCTGCCGCGCGGCGTCTCCGGGGCGGCCGACCCGCATTTCGGCAACGTCGTCAAGCTGTTCGCGCAGCTGTTCCCCGGGCGCAGGTTCGGTGGCGGAGCGCTGAGCGTCTACATCGACGGCGTGCCGGTCGTCGACGTCTGGACGGGATGGTCGGACCGGGCCGGCGGCCGGCGCTGGAGCGCCGACACCGGCGCGATGGTGTTCTCGGCGACCAAGGGTGTCGCCTCGACGGTCATCCATCGGCTGGCCGACCGCGGCCTGCTCTCCTACGACGAGCCCGTGGCCGAATACTGGCCCGAGTTCGCGGCCAACGGCAAGGCCGAGATCACCGTTCGCGACGTCCTGCGGCACCGCTCCGGGCTGTCGCACCTGCGCGGGGTCACCAAGGCGCAGTTGATGGACCACTTCCTGATGGAGGAGCGCCTCGCCGCCGCGCCGGTCGACCATCTGCGAGGGGTGCAGGCGTATCACGCATTGACCTACGGCTGGCTGCTGTCCGGTCTGGCCAGGGCGGTGACGGGCAAGGGCATGCGGGAACTGATCCGCCAGGAGGTCGCGCGCCCGCTCGACACCGACGGCCTGCACCTCGGCCGCCCCCCGGAAGGCTCGCCGACCACACCCGCGGAGGTCCTGCTGCCGCAGGGCAGGTTACGCGCGCCGGTGTTCAACTTCATCGCCCCGAAGGTGGCGGGCCTGCCTTTCTCCGGCGCGCTGGGTGCGATGTACTTCCCCGGCGTCGTCTCGCTGATCAAGGGCGACACCCCCTTCCTCGACGGGGAGGTCCCCGCCGCCAACGGCGTGGTCACCGGCCGCGGGCTGGCGAAGATGTACGCCGCGCTGGCCAACTACGGTCGCATCGACGGCAAGAAATATCTGTCCGAGGAGCTGGCGCGCGGCCTGGCGGGACGGGCGCGGCGCAAGTGGCCGGACGCGAACATGGTGGTGCCCATGCCGTTTCACCTCGGTTACCACGAATCGCCGGTGCCCGGCCTGCTGCGCGGTTTCGGCCACGTCGGTCTCGGTGGGACGCTCGGCTGGGCCGACCCCGAAGCGGGCAGCTCCTTCGGCTTCGTCCACAACCGGTTGCTGACGCCGCTGCTGTTCGACATGGGATCCTTTGCGGGACTGGCGCGTCCGCTGCGCAACGCCATCCTGGCCGCCCGTGATCAGGGTCCGCTGCCGGTGCCGCAGCTCGGCGCCGGCTACGCCAAGCCCACCCGCCGCAAGGCGGCCCTATAA
- a CDS encoding wax ester/triacylglycerol synthase family O-acyltransferase encodes MTKLIPPLDLSWLLIESPAGTTHVGAMLLFKKPAGRAPIVREIVEAYRVCTPAPPFNYVPELLGLGAPHFREVTHWDPHYHIGHLALPARSSYEDLLRLVADLHEPQLDRDRPLFRCWVIDGVPDGMFAIYTKTHHSIIDGESGLKLLYAGLSTTAERTVPTPAFALGAPEPTPHPPTPLTARIADSIRGTVTQVEALNQISVGALRKVLAGLFRSHLEGSLPFGAQHAPTNAPLQIGRSFATLSLPLEEMHEVGRRLGATLNDVAVTVVDAGLHAYLRETDRAFAHRFIAMCPVSLRAGGDTAIGTRVSAVFPRLGEPQASMSERIHQVVDSVAACKKELGRMSSEAALTYAAGLVALAGLGSSTHLDRVANPACNLVISNVAGAKEIRYLNGARLLGIYPVSALAASIGLNATFASYHDSMDFGFVANAAALGDLPLLARCTRRAYAELKGAAGVRTPARAKPTPPRVTAS; translated from the coding sequence GTGACCAAACTCATTCCGCCCCTGGATCTTTCATGGCTGTTGATCGAGTCGCCGGCCGGCACCACGCATGTCGGCGCCATGCTGCTGTTCAAGAAGCCGGCCGGCCGCGCGCCCATAGTGCGCGAGATCGTGGAGGCCTACCGGGTATGCACGCCGGCGCCGCCCTTCAACTACGTCCCGGAGCTACTCGGTCTGGGCGCGCCCCATTTCCGGGAGGTGACGCACTGGGACCCCCACTACCACATCGGACACCTGGCCCTCCCCGCTCGCTCCTCTTACGAGGACCTGCTGCGGCTCGTCGCCGACCTGCACGAGCCACAACTCGACCGTGACCGGCCGCTTTTTCGGTGTTGGGTGATCGATGGGGTACCGGACGGCATGTTCGCGATCTACACCAAGACCCATCACTCGATCATCGACGGCGAATCCGGTCTCAAGCTTCTCTACGCCGGGCTGAGCACGACCGCGGAGCGCACGGTCCCGACACCCGCCTTCGCGCTGGGCGCACCGGAACCCACGCCGCACCCGCCGACGCCCCTCACGGCGCGGATCGCCGACTCGATTCGCGGGACCGTCACGCAGGTCGAGGCGCTCAACCAGATTTCGGTCGGCGCGCTGCGCAAAGTGCTCGCGGGTCTCTTCCGATCGCATCTGGAGGGCAGTCTGCCGTTTGGGGCGCAGCACGCCCCGACCAACGCTCCGCTGCAGATCGGGCGAAGCTTCGCGACGCTTTCCCTGCCGCTCGAAGAGATGCATGAGGTCGGCCGTCGCCTCGGGGCGACCCTGAACGACGTGGCGGTCACCGTCGTCGACGCCGGGCTGCACGCCTACCTACGCGAGACGGACCGGGCCTTTGCGCACCGCTTCATCGCGATGTGTCCGGTGTCGCTGCGCGCCGGCGGGGACACGGCGATCGGCACGCGAGTGTCGGCGGTGTTCCCGCGACTCGGAGAGCCCCAAGCGAGCATGTCGGAACGGATCCACCAGGTGGTCGACTCGGTCGCGGCGTGCAAGAAAGAACTCGGCCGCATGTCCAGCGAGGCGGCGCTGACCTATGCGGCCGGGCTCGTCGCGCTCGCCGGCCTGGGTTCTTCCACGCACCTGGACCGCGTGGCCAACCCGGCGTGCAACCTCGTCATCTCCAATGTGGCGGGCGCCAAGGAGATCCGATACCTCAACGGCGCACGCCTGCTGGGCATCTACCCGGTTTCCGCCCTCGCGGCCTCGATCGGACTCAACGCCACCTTCGCGTCCTACCACGACAGCATGGACTTCGGCTTCGTCGCCAACGCCGCGGCACTCGGTGACCTACCGCTCCTCGCGCGGTGCACGCGGCGGGCCTACGCAGAGCTGAAAGGGGCGGCGGGAGTGCGGACCCCTGCGCGCGCCAAGCCGACACCGCCCAGAGTTACGGCGTCTTAG
- a CDS encoding phosphotransferase, whose protein sequence is MSAALAGHHPGVVIDDVTVDLRDDGTNRRARLALRYSAGSGPATVFVKAADPAHKELIRMTSGMFHEPRLFSSGVELPLEHPAVYTALIDEDAYDFIMVMEDLNARAADPRDSLRPLNPEQAAAGARALGRMHGRYWGERVLRHPGLAWLEPILPFEGLQYAPLPSALERLDADTPPEVLALTIDHLVDSVWKPYIRTLTTSPQTLLHGDPHIGNTYVTPDCDVGFLDWQMTRRGNWSLDLGYFLQGALTVDERRKHERTLLEEYRNALGLPDAELPSRDELWLRYRASVAHGLTLWLCTASAGGGLWQRVEIAVALAQRYAIAFGDLESAAAIAAIAG, encoded by the coding sequence ATGTCGGCGGCCCTGGCCGGACACCATCCGGGCGTCGTCATCGACGACGTGACCGTCGACCTCCGCGACGACGGCACCAATCGGCGCGCCCGGCTGGCTCTGAGATATTCGGCCGGCTCCGGCCCGGCCACTGTGTTCGTCAAGGCCGCAGACCCGGCGCACAAAGAGTTGATCCGGATGACCAGCGGGATGTTTCACGAGCCGCGCCTGTTCTCCTCCGGTGTCGAACTGCCGCTCGAACACCCGGCCGTTTACACCGCTCTGATCGACGAGGACGCCTACGACTTCATCATGGTCATGGAGGACCTGAACGCGCGCGCCGCGGACCCGCGCGATTCCCTCCGGCCGCTGAACCCGGAGCAGGCCGCCGCCGGGGCGCGAGCCCTGGGCCGAATGCACGGCCGTTACTGGGGCGAGCGCGTCCTGCGGCATCCCGGCCTCGCCTGGCTGGAACCGATCCTGCCCTTCGAAGGGCTGCAGTACGCGCCGCTGCCCTCCGCTCTGGAACGCCTCGACGCCGACACTCCCCCCGAGGTGCTGGCGCTGACCATCGACCACCTCGTCGACTCGGTGTGGAAGCCCTACATCCGGACGCTCACCACATCGCCGCAGACCTTGCTGCACGGCGATCCGCACATCGGCAACACGTACGTCACGCCCGACTGCGACGTCGGGTTTCTCGACTGGCAGATGACACGCCGCGGAAACTGGTCGCTCGACCTCGGCTACTTCCTGCAGGGCGCCCTGACGGTCGACGAACGCCGGAAACACGAGCGCACCCTCCTCGAGGAATACCGCAACGCGCTGGGGCTGCCGGACGCTGAGCTGCCGTCCCGCGACGAGCTGTGGCTGCGCTACCGGGCGTCGGTCGCCCACGGGCTGACGCTGTGGCTGTGCACGGCCAGCGCCGGCGGCGGGCTGTGGCAACGCGTCGAGATCGCCGTCGCCCTGGCGCAGCGGTACGCGATCGCCTTCGGCGACTTGGAGAGCGCGGCGGCGATCGCGGCGATCGCGGGCTGA